In a single window of the Methylophaga frappieri genome:
- a CDS encoding gamma-butyrobetaine hydroxylase-like domain-containing protein, producing MAKMPIPTDITLHQKSRQLSLSYDAQHFHLSAEYLRVHSPSAEVQGHGPGQDVLQTNKESVAILKIEPVGHYAIKIYFDDGHDSGLFTWDYLYELATQYEHKWQTYLQRLQQAGFQRSTV from the coding sequence ATGGCAAAAATGCCCATACCAACTGATATTACGCTTCACCAGAAATCGCGCCAGTTGTCACTGAGCTACGACGCACAGCATTTTCATTTGTCTGCTGAATATTTACGGGTGCACTCTCCTTCAGCAGAAGTACAAGGCCATGGTCCCGGACAAGACGTTTTGCAAACCAACAAAGAGTCGGTGGCGATCCTTAAGATAGAGCCTGTTGGTCATTACGCCATCAAGATCTATTTTGATGATGGTCATGACAGTGGCTTGTTTACCTGGGATTATTTATACGAGCTGGCAACGCAATACGAGCATAAGTGGCAAACGTATTTGCAGCGTTTACAACAGGCCGGATTTCAACGGAGTACTGTTTAA
- the hslU gene encoding ATP-dependent protease ATPase subunit HslU: protein MSHAFTPKEIVHELDKHIVGQQEAKRAVAIALRNRWRRLQLTPELQHEVTPKNILMIGPTGVGKTEIARRLASLANAPFIKVEATKFTEVGYVGRDVESIIRDLAESAMKMLREKAIRRARPLAEDAAEERVLDSLLTPARGSEAETSSETRQKFRKMLREGKLDDREIELELSQPQAGVEIMTPPGMEELTSQIQDMFQNMGRERRSKRKVAVAKALKLLTDEEAAKLVNEDDLKSEVIQLVEQHGIVFLDEIDKITGRNEGGSSADVSRAGVQRDLLPLVEGSSVSTKYGMLKTDHILFIASGAFHLSKPADLIPELQGRLPIRVELNALKAEDFVRILTEPNASLTEQYVALLATEGVSLEFTDDGIHRLAELAYDVNEKTENIGARRLHTLLEKLLEEISYQAGEQADQRFTVDADYVNAQLGELAQDEDLSRYIL from the coding sequence ATGAGTCACGCATTTACGCCAAAAGAAATTGTTCACGAACTGGATAAGCATATTGTCGGTCAGCAAGAAGCCAAACGCGCTGTTGCCATTGCGCTCAGAAATCGCTGGCGTCGACTACAGTTAACCCCTGAATTACAACATGAAGTTACGCCAAAAAATATTTTGATGATTGGCCCAACAGGGGTGGGGAAAACAGAAATTGCACGTCGCTTGGCATCCTTAGCGAACGCGCCTTTTATCAAGGTTGAAGCGACCAAGTTTACCGAAGTCGGTTATGTTGGACGGGATGTCGAATCGATAATTCGAGATTTAGCTGAAAGTGCGATGAAAATGCTACGTGAAAAGGCCATCCGACGCGCTAGACCGCTTGCTGAAGATGCCGCTGAAGAGCGCGTTTTAGATTCACTTCTGACACCTGCCAGAGGCAGTGAAGCAGAGACGAGTTCAGAAACAAGGCAAAAATTTCGCAAGATGCTGCGTGAAGGTAAACTAGATGATCGCGAAATAGAATTGGAACTGAGTCAACCACAGGCGGGTGTTGAAATCATGACACCACCCGGCATGGAGGAATTAACCAGCCAAATTCAAGACATGTTTCAAAACATGGGCCGTGAACGGCGCAGCAAACGCAAGGTAGCCGTCGCTAAGGCATTAAAATTGTTAACTGACGAGGAAGCCGCCAAGCTTGTTAATGAAGATGATTTGAAATCTGAAGTCATTCAATTAGTCGAACAGCATGGTATTGTTTTTCTCGATGAAATTGACAAAATTACCGGTCGTAATGAAGGCGGTAGCTCAGCCGATGTGTCACGTGCCGGCGTGCAGCGAGATTTATTGCCTTTAGTTGAAGGCAGTAGTGTTTCAACGAAATACGGCATGCTGAAAACGGACCATATACTCTTCATTGCATCTGGTGCTTTTCATTTGAGCAAACCGGCAGACTTAATTCCAGAGCTTCAAGGTCGGTTGCCGATCCGGGTTGAGCTTAATGCACTGAAAGCGGAAGACTTTGTCCGAATTCTGACTGAACCAAATGCCTCACTCACTGAACAATACGTTGCCTTACTGGCAACCGAGGGCGTTAGCCTTGAGTTTACTGATGATGGTATTCATCGCCTTGCCGAACTGGCGTATGACGTTAATGAAAAAACTGAGAATATTGGTGCCAGACGATTACATACTTTGCTTGAAAAACTCTTGGAAGAGATTTCTTATCAGGCTGGTGAGCAAGCTGACCAACGTTTTACTGTCGATGCCGACTACGTCAATGCCCAACTGGGTGAGCTGGCACAAGATGAAGATTTGTCACGTTATATTTTATAA
- the hslV gene encoding ATP-dependent protease subunit HslV codes for MEQYRGTTILSYRRGNQVVIGGDGQVSLGNTIMKGNARKVRRLYHNQVIAGFAGGTADAFTLFERFEAKLEKHQGNLTRSALELAKDWRTDRMMRRLEALLAVANADASLIISGNGDVIEPEHGLISIGSGGPFAQAAATALMQNTDLSAREIVEKGLNIAADICIYTNHHLTIETLDI; via the coding sequence ATGGAGCAATATCGTGGCACAACGATTTTGTCATATCGTCGCGGCAATCAAGTCGTTATCGGCGGTGATGGCCAGGTCAGTCTTGGCAATACGATTATGAAGGGCAACGCCCGCAAAGTGCGACGTCTTTATCATAACCAAGTTATTGCTGGCTTTGCTGGCGGCACTGCAGATGCGTTTACCTTATTTGAACGGTTTGAGGCGAAATTAGAAAAACATCAGGGCAACCTGACACGAAGCGCTTTAGAACTCGCTAAAGATTGGCGGACAGATAGAATGATGCGTCGTCTCGAAGCCCTACTGGCTGTTGCCAATGCCGATGCCTCGCTCATTATTTCAGGCAATGGTGATGTCATCGAACCTGAGCATGGTTTGATTTCAATTGGTTCCGGCGGACCATTTGCCCAAGCAGCGGCAACGGCGCTGATGCAAAATACGGATTTATCTGCTAGAGAGATTGTCGAAAAGGGCTTGAATATCGCTGCAGACATCTGCATCTACACAAATCACCACCTTACTATTGAAACGCTGGATATATAA
- the tuf gene encoding elongation factor Tu, translating into MSKAKFERSKPHVNVGTIGHVDHGKTTLTAAITKVLGEMSGGEFKDYADIDNAPEERERGITISTAHVEYETANRHYAHVDCPGHADYVKNMITGAAQMDGAILVVNAADGPMPQTREHILLSRQVGVPYIIVYLNKADMVDDAELIELVEMEVRELLDTYDFPGDDTPIVVGSALKALEGDTSDIGAPSIIKLAEAMDSYFPEPERAIDGAFLMPIEDVFSISGRGTVVTGRVERGIVKVGDELEIVGIKDTQKTTCTGVEMFRKLLDQGQAGDNVGVLLRGTKREEVDRGQVLAHPGTIKPHTRFEAEVYILSKDEGGRHTPFFNGYRPQFYFRTTDVTGACELPSGVEMVMPGDNVKMDVTLIAPIAMEEGLRFAIREGGRTVGAGVVSKITE; encoded by the coding sequence ATGTCTAAGGCAAAATTTGAACGTAGTAAACCCCACGTCAATGTGGGCACCATTGGTCACGTTGACCATGGTAAAACCACGCTGACAGCGGCGATCACTAAAGTATTGGGTGAGATGAGTGGCGGCGAATTCAAAGATTACGCGGATATTGATAACGCACCGGAAGAAAGAGAGCGTGGTATCACTATCTCCACAGCACACGTTGAGTACGAAACGGCCAACCGTCACTACGCCCACGTAGACTGCCCGGGTCACGCTGACTATGTGAAAAACATGATCACAGGTGCGGCGCAAATGGACGGCGCGATTTTGGTAGTTAATGCTGCTGACGGCCCGATGCCGCAAACGCGTGAACACATCCTGCTGTCACGTCAGGTTGGCGTCCCTTACATCATCGTCTACCTGAACAAAGCCGACATGGTTGACGACGCAGAACTGATTGAATTGGTTGAAATGGAAGTTCGTGAACTTCTGGACACCTATGACTTCCCTGGTGATGACACGCCAATCGTTGTTGGTTCTGCTCTGAAAGCATTGGAAGGCGACACAAGCGACATTGGTGCACCTTCTATTATTAAGCTGGCTGAAGCGATGGACAGCTACTTCCCAGAGCCAGAACGTGCTATCGATGGCGCCTTCCTGATGCCAATCGAAGACGTCTTTTCAATCTCTGGTCGTGGTACCGTTGTGACTGGTCGTGTCGAGCGCGGCATTGTTAAAGTTGGCGACGAACTGGAAATCGTTGGTATCAAAGATACCCAGAAAACGACCTGTACTGGTGTTGAAATGTTCCGCAAATTGCTGGACCAAGGCCAGGCTGGTGATAACGTTGGTGTATTGCTGCGTGGTACCAAGCGTGAAGAAGTTGACCGTGGTCAAGTACTGGCGCATCCGGGCACCATCAAACCACATACCCGTTTTGAAGCAGAAGTTTACATTCTGTCGAAAGATGAAGGTGGTCGCCACACGCCATTTTTCAATGGATACCGTCCACAGTTTTATTTCCGTACTACAGACGTTACCGGTGCGTGCGAACTGCCATCGGGTGTTGAAATGGTAATGCCTGGAGACAACGTCAAAATGGACGTAACCCTGATTGCACCGATTGCGATGGAAGAAGGTTTGCGTTTTGCGATTCGTGAAGGCGGCCGCACCGTTGGTGCCGGTGTCGTTAGTAAAATTACTGAGTAA
- the secE gene encoding preprotein translocase subunit SecE produces the protein MIVAVALVVAAIALFYAFSEVSTLLRVLGLIAAVVVAVLIASRTSAGAAAFSYIGDTQTEVRKVVWPTRQETIQTTMVVILMVIVVAIMLWAFDSLLGWAVRTLTF, from the coding sequence ATGATAGTCGCAGTCGCTCTTGTAGTGGCTGCGATTGCTTTGTTTTATGCCTTCTCGGAGGTGTCGACGTTATTGCGTGTATTGGGCCTGATTGCTGCAGTGGTAGTCGCTGTACTGATTGCGTCGAGAACATCTGCAGGTGCGGCGGCATTCTCATACATTGGCGATACCCAGACAGAAGTTAGAAAAGTGGTTTGGCCGACACGGCAAGAAACAATACAAACCACGATGGTGGTTATTTTGATGGTCATTGTTGTTGCAATCATGTTGTGGGCTTTTGATTCGCTGCTGGGTTGGGCAGTCCGCACGCTGACATTCTGA
- the nusG gene encoding transcription termination/antitermination protein NusG gives MSKRWYVIQAYSGFEAQVKRSLEERINRLGLQEKFGDILVPTEEVVEMKEGQKRKSERKFFPGYVLVNMEMDDETWHVVNDLPRVLRFIGGTGDRPAPISEAEANTILQRVQDTAESPRPKVLFEPGEVVRVTDGPFNDFTGVVEEVNYEKSRLRVEVVIFGRSTPVELEFSQVAKG, from the coding sequence ATGAGTAAGCGTTGGTATGTCATTCAGGCCTATTCTGGATTTGAGGCACAAGTAAAGCGGTCTTTGGAAGAGCGAATTAATCGACTGGGCTTGCAAGAAAAGTTTGGCGATATTCTGGTGCCGACAGAAGAAGTCGTCGAGATGAAGGAAGGTCAAAAGCGGAAAAGTGAACGCAAGTTTTTCCCCGGTTACGTATTAGTCAATATGGAAATGGATGACGAAACGTGGCACGTGGTAAACGATCTGCCCCGCGTTCTCCGCTTTATTGGCGGTACGGGTGACCGTCCTGCGCCAATCAGCGAAGCAGAAGCCAATACCATTCTGCAACGCGTTCAGGATACGGCGGAAAGTCCACGTCCGAAAGTCTTGTTCGAGCCGGGTGAAGTGGTTCGTGTGACTGATGGGCCTTTCAATGACTTCACCGGTGTTGTTGAAGAAGTGAATTATGAAAAAAGTCGATTGCGTGTCGAGGTGGTTATTTTTGGCCGCTCAACACCAGTTGAGCTTGAGTTTAGTCAGGTAGCTAAAGGCTAA
- the rplK gene encoding 50S ribosomal protein L11 — protein MAKKIQAYIKLQVAAGQANPSPPVGPALGQHGVNIMEFCKAFNAKTQNLEPGLPTPVVITVYNDKSFTFITKTPPASILLKKAAGIKSGSARPNTDKVGTVSRAQLEEIANTKMPDLSAADLDAAVRTIAGTARSMGLKTEGVE, from the coding sequence ATGGCGAAGAAAATTCAAGCCTATATCAAGCTGCAGGTTGCAGCGGGCCAGGCAAATCCAAGTCCACCGGTTGGTCCTGCATTGGGTCAGCATGGTGTTAATATCATGGAGTTTTGTAAAGCGTTTAACGCTAAAACACAAAACTTAGAGCCGGGCTTACCAACACCCGTTGTTATTACGGTTTATAACGATAAGAGTTTTACTTTTATTACTAAAACGCCGCCGGCTTCGATCCTGCTGAAAAAAGCGGCAGGTATTAAGTCTGGTAGTGCGCGTCCAAATACAGACAAAGTTGGCACAGTCAGCCGTGCGCAATTGGAAGAGATTGCGAATACTAAAATGCCTGACTTGTCGGCAGCTGATCTGGATGCGGCAGTGCGTACTATCGCAGGCACCGCTCGTAGCATGGGTCTGAAAACTGAGGGGGTTGAGTAA
- the rplA gene encoding 50S ribosomal protein L1 — translation MAALGKRGRAIREQLKAGQVFELNEALQFVKDNASAKFVESIDVAVNLGVDPRKSDQVVRSSTVMPNGTGKTVRVAVFAQGANADAAKEAGADVVGFDDLAEDIKKGNMDFDVVIATPDAMRIVGTLGQVLGPRGLMPNPKVGTVTPNVAEAVKNAKAGQVRYRTDKAGIIHCPIGNAQFDVEALRQNLVALLDDLNKLKPTSAKGTYIKKISLSSTMGAGVIVDKAFLG, via the coding sequence ATGGCTGCGCTGGGTAAAAGAGGCCGTGCTATTCGTGAGCAATTAAAGGCCGGACAAGTATTTGAATTAAACGAAGCATTGCAGTTCGTTAAAGACAATGCCTCTGCTAAATTTGTCGAGTCAATTGACGTTGCTGTTAACCTGGGTGTTGATCCACGTAAATCAGATCAAGTCGTACGTAGTTCAACAGTCATGCCAAATGGCACGGGTAAAACCGTACGCGTTGCCGTATTTGCTCAAGGTGCGAATGCGGATGCGGCTAAAGAAGCCGGTGCGGATGTGGTTGGCTTTGACGATTTGGCCGAAGACATCAAAAAAGGCAATATGGATTTTGATGTGGTGATTGCGACACCGGACGCTATGCGTATCGTGGGTACTTTGGGCCAAGTTTTGGGGCCGCGTGGCTTAATGCCGAATCCTAAGGTGGGCACCGTAACACCAAATGTCGCCGAGGCAGTTAAAAACGCCAAAGCGGGTCAGGTTCGTTACCGGACTGACAAAGCAGGCATCATCCATTGCCCTATTGGCAATGCGCAATTTGATGTTGAAGCTTTGCGTCAAAACCTGGTTGCCTTGCTGGATGATCTGAATAAATTGAAACCAACATCTGCTAAAGGCACGTACATCAAGAAAATTAGTCTATCCAGCACTATGGGCGCTGGTGTCATTGTTGATAAAGCGTTCCTTGGTTAA
- the rplJ gene encoding 50S ribosomal protein L10 — MALNLEGKKAVVAEVAEVASSAFSAVAAEYHGLSVSEMTALRVEARKQNVYLRVIRNTLARRAVEGTDFACMQEGMTGPLVFGFSMEDPGAVARVMSDFAKDNKKLDVKMVSLGGKLFPASELERLAKMPTKDQAISMFMGTLKAPVEKFVRTLQAPTSKMVRTFAAVRDAKQAA, encoded by the coding sequence GTGGCTTTAAATCTTGAAGGAAAAAAGGCCGTCGTTGCTGAGGTTGCTGAAGTCGCATCAAGTGCATTTTCTGCGGTTGCCGCAGAATATCACGGCTTGAGTGTGTCAGAAATGACCGCCCTGCGTGTTGAGGCGCGTAAACAAAATGTTTATTTACGCGTTATTCGTAACACGCTGGCGCGTCGTGCAGTCGAAGGGACTGATTTTGCCTGTATGCAAGAAGGCATGACTGGTCCGCTAGTATTCGGTTTTTCTATGGAAGATCCGGGTGCCGTTGCACGCGTGATGAGCGACTTTGCAAAAGACAACAAAAAACTCGATGTCAAAATGGTTTCGTTGGGAGGCAAATTATTTCCTGCTTCTGAACTGGAACGTTTGGCGAAAATGCCGACCAAAGATCAAGCAATCAGCATGTTCATGGGTACGCTTAAAGCACCAGTCGAGAAATTTGTTCGTACGTTGCAAGCACCAACCAGCAAAATGGTTCGTACTTTCGCGGCTGTCCGCGATGCTAAACAAGCTGCTTAA
- the rplL gene encoding 50S ribosomal protein L7/L12, which produces MAVSKDDILEAISNMTVVEIVDLIEAMEEKFGVTAAAPVAAAAAAPAAGGAAAEEQTEFNVVMTGFGDNKVGVIKVVRGITGLGLKEAKDMVEGVPATVKEGVEKAEAEDILKQLTEAGATAEIK; this is translated from the coding sequence ATGGCTGTATCTAAAGACGATATCTTGGAAGCGATTTCCAATATGACCGTTGTTGAGATCGTTGATCTTATCGAAGCAATGGAAGAAAAATTTGGTGTAACTGCGGCAGCACCTGTTGCTGCGGCTGCGGCTGCACCAGCTGCTGGTGGCGCTGCTGCTGAAGAGCAAACTGAATTTAACGTTGTTATGACTGGCTTTGGGGATAACAAAGTTGGCGTAATTAAAGTTGTTCGTGGCATTACCGGTCTGGGCCTGAAAGAAGCCAAAGACATGGTTGAAGGTGTTCCAGCCACTGTGAAAGAAGGTGTTGAAAAAGCGGAAGCTGAAGACATCTTGAAACAGCTGACTGAAGCGGGTGCAACTGCTGAAATTAAATAA
- the rpoB gene encoding DNA-directed RNA polymerase subunit beta, with amino-acid sequence MAYTFTEKKRIRKDFGKRSSVLTVPNLLATQVNSYQDFLQMGVAADERGSVGLHAAFESVFPIKSHTGMAELQYVSYRLGVPTFDVKECQLRGVTYAAPLRVKMRLVIYDKDAPAKQKVVKDIKEQEVYMGEIPLMTEKGNFVINGTERVIVSQLHRSPGVFFDSDKGKTHSSGKILYNARVIPYRGSWLDFEFDPKDAVFVRIDRRRKLPATILLRALGYGNQEILEIFFDNDVFTRRKAGFELALEPQRLRGQSVPFDILNKEGEVIVEAERQITGRHIRQLEKANMSALSVPEAYLVGKVIAKDVIDTDTGELLANANDEITSDILEKFERFGVDSIETIYANDLDHGPYISDTLRLDETRTDLEAKVEIYRMMRPGEPPTEDAAENLFQNLFFTHDRYDLSNVGRMKFNRRLGREELEGEGTLSKEDILAVISELISIRNGFGVVDDIDHLGNRRVRSVGEMAENQFRVGLVRVERAVRERLSIAESEGLMPQQLINAKPVGAAIKEFFGSSQLSQFMDQNNPLSEVTHKRRVSALGPGGLTRERAGFEVRDVHPTHYGRVCPIETPEGPNIGLINSLACYARTNKYGFIETPYRKVIDGKATDEIIYLSAIDEGEYKIAQATIALNSDNSIADNLVPCRYRNEFSLTPSEQVQLMDVSPRQVVSVAASLIPFLEHDDANRALMGSNMQRQAVPTLRADKPLVGTGMERVVAQDSGVMVTAKRGGVVDSVDASRVVIRVNDDETEGNESGVDIYNLIKYARSNQSTCINQRPIVKPGDIIGKGDTLADGPSTDKGELALGQNILVAFMPWNGYNFEDSILVSERVVEEDRFTTIHIQELNCLARETKLGTEEITSDIPNVSESALAKLDESGIVYVGAEVKPGDILVGKVTPKGETQLTPEEKLLRAIFGEKAADVKDSSLRVPSGTYGTVVDVQVFTRDGVDKDERTDQIEKAELEKVWADLKDQHRIMVDDVFSRLERNLTNKVAKKGPGIKKGDKLTKSVLKGLEQSQWFDLQMESDDLNAMLESASKQIQQYRNDMDEAFQIKKDKLTSGHDLAPGVQRMVKVFLAVKRRIQPGDKMAGRHGNKGVISNIVPVEDMPYTEDGRPVDIVLNPLGVPSRMNIGQILEVHLGWAAKGVGYKIQEMLEQQREVAELREFLGRVYNTSGKKEELDELTDAEIVELAGNLQGGVPMATPVFDGANEDEIKDMLELAGLPRSGQAKLIDGRTGEFFHRPVTIGYMHMLKLNHLVDDKMHARSTGPYSLVTQQPLGGKAQFGGQRFGEMEVWALQAYGAAYTLQEMLTVKSDDVNGRTKIYKNIVDGDYRMDAGMPESFKVLTREIRSLGIDVDLVEE; translated from the coding sequence ATGGCTTATACGTTTACCGAGAAAAAACGGATTCGTAAAGATTTTGGCAAGCGCTCTAGTGTTCTGACCGTCCCGAACCTGCTGGCAACGCAAGTCAATTCCTATCAGGATTTTCTGCAAATGGGTGTTGCAGCTGACGAGCGGGGCAGCGTGGGATTGCACGCCGCGTTTGAGTCAGTGTTCCCGATTAAAAGCCATACCGGTATGGCTGAACTCCAGTATGTGAGCTATCGGCTTGGCGTGCCTACTTTTGACGTGAAAGAATGTCAATTACGGGGCGTCACCTATGCCGCACCTTTAAGAGTTAAAATGCGTCTGGTTATTTATGACAAAGACGCCCCTGCTAAACAAAAAGTCGTCAAAGACATTAAAGAGCAGGAAGTTTACATGGGTGAAATCCCGTTAATGACGGAGAAAGGTAACTTCGTTATCAATGGGACTGAGCGCGTTATTGTGTCGCAATTGCATCGCTCCCCAGGGGTTTTCTTTGATAGTGATAAAGGAAAAACCCATTCATCAGGCAAAATTTTATATAACGCACGGGTCATCCCTTATCGCGGTTCTTGGTTGGACTTCGAGTTTGATCCGAAAGATGCTGTCTTTGTACGTATTGACCGTCGCCGTAAGTTACCTGCAACCATCCTGCTCCGTGCCTTGGGTTACGGCAACCAGGAAATCCTAGAAATCTTCTTTGATAACGACGTGTTTACCCGTCGTAAAGCAGGCTTTGAACTGGCGCTGGAACCACAGCGGCTGCGCGGCCAATCTGTGCCTTTTGATATTCTGAATAAAGAAGGCGAGGTCATCGTTGAAGCTGAGCGGCAAATAACGGGCCGCCACATTCGGCAGTTGGAAAAAGCCAATATGTCTGCGCTGTCTGTGCCGGAAGCGTATCTGGTTGGTAAAGTGATTGCGAAAGATGTCATCGATACCGATACAGGTGAGTTATTGGCAAATGCCAATGATGAAATCACCAGCGACATTCTGGAAAAATTCGAACGCTTTGGTGTTGATAGTATTGAAACTATTTATGCGAATGATTTGGACCATGGTCCTTATATTTCTGACACCCTGCGTCTTGACGAAACCCGCACTGACCTGGAAGCAAAAGTCGAAATTTACCGGATGATGCGTCCCGGTGAGCCGCCAACAGAAGACGCGGCGGAAAACCTGTTCCAGAATTTATTCTTCACTCATGATCGCTATGATTTGTCCAATGTCGGTCGGATGAAATTTAACCGCCGATTGGGTCGTGAAGAACTGGAAGGCGAAGGCACACTTTCTAAAGAAGACATCCTCGCGGTAATCAGTGAACTTATCTCGATTCGCAATGGTTTTGGCGTTGTCGATGATATTGATCATTTGGGTAATCGACGTGTTCGTAGCGTTGGTGAAATGGCTGAAAATCAATTCCGCGTTGGTCTGGTTCGGGTTGAACGTGCCGTGCGTGAACGGTTAAGCATTGCTGAATCAGAAGGCCTGATGCCACAGCAGTTGATTAATGCCAAACCGGTTGGCGCAGCGATTAAAGAGTTCTTTGGCTCAAGTCAGCTGTCGCAGTTTATGGATCAAAATAACCCCTTATCGGAAGTCACCCATAAACGTCGTGTTTCTGCATTAGGCCCGGGCGGTCTGACTCGTGAACGTGCTGGTTTTGAGGTTCGTGACGTACATCCCACGCACTATGGCCGAGTCTGCCCAATCGAGACACCGGAAGGTCCGAATATCGGCCTGATTAACTCGTTGGCTTGTTATGCACGTACCAATAAATACGGCTTCATCGAAACACCGTACCGGAAGGTTATTGATGGTAAGGCAACGGATGAAATCATCTATTTGTCGGCGATTGATGAAGGCGAATACAAAATTGCACAGGCGACGATTGCGTTAAATAGCGATAACTCAATTGCTGATAATTTGGTGCCTTGTCGTTATCGGAATGAGTTTTCATTGACGCCATCTGAACAAGTTCAGTTGATGGACGTGTCGCCTCGTCAGGTTGTCTCTGTCGCGGCATCATTGATCCCATTCCTTGAGCATGATGATGCGAACCGGGCCTTGATGGGCTCGAACATGCAACGTCAGGCTGTTCCGACACTCCGTGCTGACAAACCGTTAGTTGGTACCGGAATGGAACGGGTTGTGGCTCAGGATTCTGGTGTCATGGTCACGGCGAAACGGGGTGGTGTGGTTGACTCCGTGGATGCGAGCCGGGTGGTTATTCGTGTTAATGATGACGAAACCGAAGGCAATGAATCCGGCGTTGATATTTACAACCTGATCAAATACGCACGCTCAAATCAAAGCACCTGTATTAACCAACGGCCTATTGTCAAACCGGGCGATATTATTGGTAAAGGCGATACCCTTGCTGATGGTCCGTCGACCGATAAAGGTGAATTGGCATTGGGTCAGAATATTCTGGTCGCTTTCATGCCGTGGAATGGTTATAACTTCGAAGATTCCATTCTTGTCTCTGAACGTGTCGTAGAAGAAGATCGTTTCACTACGATTCATATTCAGGAATTGAATTGCCTTGCTCGGGAAACAAAACTGGGCACAGAAGAAATTACCAGTGATATTCCAAACGTCAGTGAGAGTGCACTGGCCAAATTGGATGAATCCGGTATTGTTTATGTCGGTGCCGAAGTCAAACCGGGCGATATTCTGGTGGGCAAGGTGACGCCAAAAGGCGAAACGCAGTTGACACCAGAAGAAAAACTGCTGAGAGCGATCTTTGGTGAAAAAGCAGCGGATGTGAAAGATTCTTCACTTCGAGTCCCTTCTGGTACTTATGGCACCGTCGTTGATGTTCAGGTATTCACCCGGGATGGCGTGGATAAAGATGAACGGACAGATCAAATCGAAAAAGCGGAACTTGAGAAAGTCTGGGCGGATCTGAAAGATCAACATCGCATCATGGTTGATGATGTGTTTTCACGACTGGAACGTAATTTAACCAACAAAGTTGCTAAAAAAGGCCCAGGCATTAAAAAAGGTGACAAACTGACCAAGTCCGTGCTCAAAGGGCTTGAGCAGTCACAGTGGTTCGACTTGCAAATGGAGTCGGATGATCTGAATGCCATGTTGGAATCGGCAAGTAAGCAAATCCAGCAATACCGAAATGATATGGATGAAGCCTTCCAAATCAAAAAGGACAAACTGACCTCAGGTCATGATTTGGCACCTGGCGTACAGCGCATGGTCAAAGTGTTCTTGGCGGTGAAACGTCGTATCCAGCCAGGCGACAAAATGGCAGGCCGCCATGGTAATAAAGGGGTTATCTCTAACATCGTTCCGGTCGAGGATATGCCTTATACTGAAGATGGCCGTCCGGTTGATATCGTTTTGAATCCATTAGGCGTTCCATCACGGATGAATATCGGTCAGATTCTCGAAGTGCATTTAGGTTGGGCTGCCAAAGGCGTTGGTTACAAGATTCAGGAGATGTTGGAACAACAACGTGAAGTTGCAGAGCTACGTGAGTTCTTAGGTCGTGTCTATAACACCAGTGGCAAGAAAGAAGAGCTGGATGAATTGACGGATGCAGAAATTGTCGAATTAGCAGGTAATCTGCAAGGTGGTGTGCCGATGGCAACCCCAGTATTTGATGGTGCAAACGAAGATGAAATCAAAGATATGCTGGAACTCGCTGGTTTACCTAGAAGTGGCCAAGCGAAATTAATTGATGGTCGTACCGGAGAGTTTTTCCATCGGCCAGTGACCATTGGTTACATGCATATGCTGAAACTGAATCACTTGGTAGATGACAAGATGCATGCGCGTTCAACCGGTCCATACAGCCTCGTTACCCAACAACCATTGGGTGGTAAAGCCCAGTTTGGTGGTCAGCGCTTTGGTGAGATGGAGGTTTGGGCATTACAGGCTTATGGTGCTGCCTATACCTTGCAGGAAATGTTGACCGTTAAATCGGATGACGTGAATGGCCGTACCAAGATCTACAAAAACATCGTTGATGGTGATTATCGGATGGATGCCGGCATGCCGGAATCCTTCAAGGTACTGACGCGCGAAATTCGCTCACTTGGTATCGATGTCGACCTGGTCGAAGAATAA